Below is a genomic region from Strix aluco isolate bStrAlu1 chromosome 14, bStrAlu1.hap1, whole genome shotgun sequence.
CCTCAAAAGGTTTTGAGTAGTTAAACATCAAGTAATCCATATAGTAAAAGTCATAGCTTCGTTGTCGTTGCGAAGGAGAAAGCTGTGCAAAATACTGTTGTGTAATTTTAGTGGTAGTTCTTTCTTCATTGGAGTGCCTATCTTTAAACTTGGGGAAAGTTAAATTTTGTGGAGCACCAATTAAGTGCAAGAAGAAGTTTGCATCTTCTTCCATACTTTCAAATTTCCCAACAAAGTCGTAGTCTATTAAACATGGGCTGCAAAGCCTATTGACGTGATCCCAGTGGATATCCATACCTACTGGCCTGTGTACATCCAGGAGATACTGAATGAACTCTTTAAATTTGACTCCAGAGCCTGTCCTTAATGCTTCTTTGGTGGCATTGACACGGTATCTGGAAATGATGGCTTTTCCAAAAACCGGGTGGTAGTAGTTGTTTGGATGTTCAAACTTGTCCCGAAATGCAGATACCAGCTTTTCGAAAGGTTCACGAATAAAAAGCATCTTTGTGTAAGTGTTGAGCCTATGATAAATTCCTTTGTGATCAAACCCATCCAGTCTTTTTAAATAGTTTCCATAGTGCACTGTGTTGTGCTGTATATCTTTTGTGGAAGAAGCCAGGCCGTTAAGAACCATGAGCACCCGTTTCCAGTTCGAGCAGCCGGCTTTTGGCACTTCACAGTATAAAACTCTGTATTTATCTTCTACAAA
It encodes:
- the CHST8 gene encoding carbohydrate sulfotransferase 8 encodes the protein MRLTCMFSFILLFGAAGLVVFIHLQDPEEIVHQQTPGIKYNMGFQQQKKDCVSSNNQDRRLRKNTADGVATVKQSDSLHLSENVPTKLQSTDRRQSSIMFAMKDQLKGEEINSIRLHKRRRRFIIKKSPILISMNSSILNLPTLKSEDRNNNKWKSLYQIQRERKQIMRETCSKYKSNNRRIITPYHVSRIFVEDKYRVLYCEVPKAGCSNWKRVLMVLNGLASSTKDIQHNTVHYGNYLKRLDGFDHKGIYHRLNTYTKMLFIREPFEKLVSAFRDKFEHPNNYYHPVFGKAIISRYRVNATKEALRTGSGVKFKEFIQYLLDVHRPVGMDIHWDHVNRLCSPCLIDYDFVGKFESMEEDANFFLHLIGAPQNLTFPKFKDRHSNEERTTTKITQQYFAQLSPSQRQRSYDFYYMDYLMFNYSKPFEDLY